A stretch of DNA from Orcinus orca chromosome 3, mOrcOrc1.1, whole genome shotgun sequence:
ATTGGCAGCTCAGTGAAATGATATAAAGACAATATCTTCCTATAGCATTGTTAATAAAGAACTCTTAGCTCTACAGaattacttatatttaaaaattgttacttGAGTATTCTCGGTAGACTTTCCACTTAATGAttgatcagagaagaaatgttacaataaaaatacagggacttccctggtggcgcagtggttaagaatcttcctgccaatgcaggggacatgggttcaacccctggtccaggaagatcccacatgctacggagcaactaagcccgtgcaccacaactactgagcctgtgctctagagcccgcgagctacaactgcTGACCCTGCGTGCCaacactactgaagcctgtgtgctctagggcccgcatgccacaaccactgagcccatgtgctgcaactactgaagcccgcacgcctagagcccatgctctgtaacgagaagccaccgcaatgagaagcccgcgcactgcaacgaagagtagcccccgctcgctgcaactagagaaagcccatgtgcaacaatgaagacccaatgctgcccaaaataaataacattatttaaaaaaatacatatattcttatcacttatatgtggaatctaaaaaatacaacaaaccagtgaatataacaaaaaagaagcagacttagagatatagagaacaaactagtggttactagggTCAACATAGGGGTGGGGGAATGAGAGGTACAAAATGCTGGGTGTAAGGCCACAAGGGtgtactgtacaacatggggaatatagccaatattttataataactgtacatggaaagtaacctttaacaattgtataaaaaataaataaattatggtaaaaacaaaagcagatttaaaaattcatatcttctgaatatttccctttttttgacTAAGTTTCTGAACCTAATAGTGAAGTAGGCAAAAGAAGTAATAGTCTAATTTGGTCCCTTTCTTCAACTGGGTGCTTCCATGTAAAATGGAGAACAGGATccttaaaataaagtaaaatttatttgaagattTTGTAGGTAGGAAAAACAAGAGTCACCTGAAACAAACTTTAAGGTTGATAACTTATAAAATACTACACAGAATAAAAGTGGGTAATAATAAGCAGAATAAGCTAAgttaatggaaaattttaaatttcagataaccTACATTAACACACTAAAGTGTGATGCACATAAAAATCTGTTATAATTTTTCACTAAAAAACTTACCCCAATCTCTATATAGttttttcatagaaaatatatatatttttaggtaCAGCATAAGACAGAAGATAGGAAAAGCTCTTCCAGAAGACTAACCTTTGTTTGTCATAGCTGTACGCAATGTTTGGAAGATACTGCTTCAGTTCTATAGGGAAAACTGCAGGCACATCAAATTCCTGATAACAGACATTAGCTGCTCTGTCTAGGAACAAGTACAGAATTTTTTAGAAACAGAGACATTTTATAAGGTCATGAATTATGTACTGAATTATGGCACTTGATgtatggttttctaaattttcagaaAACGTTCAAATTAATAATCactattatgttccaggcactgctagattatatatctatatacatatgtttggatgttttatttacattttgaagaTCAGGAAACAGGTTCAGAAAGGGTAAAGGTTAAGTAGAAGAATCAGGCTTCAAATTCATGTCTCCCTAACACCAAAGTCTATGTTAAATGTAGCCAGATAATCAAACTTGTAGGAAAGTTAAGTCCTAGAGAAGGTAGGTAACTCACAAACTTAGCAACAGAAAGAGGATACCAGTCTAGTGTCTAGTGAGTAATCTATAAGGCTATGTTGAGGCACTGACAAAATAATCTCTAagttaagtattaaaaaatattaaaataataatcaaaagGGCAGTTATCAATTGcctatatttactgaaaaatcagaataaaaatagTAAGTTAAAGAATTCCAGTTAATGTATATCATTATCTCCCCGAACTCTCTCTTTGATATCAGCTATTATAAAGTTAGAGTTTACTCAAGGGCTTAGAATAGCTGAAATGTTAACTCAACTGCCTCTGGCACTCAGTCACATGGCAAAGGAGGAGCATTACCACTGCTGTATTTATATCTCACAGCCCCAAGGTGCCAACTTACCATTTGAACAATTGTTGACGTACTGTCCTACAGCCAGTGGATTATGAATTTCTGACGTTAGCCATGTACTATCACTCATTTTTAAAGGGCCAAGTTGATCCCTCCCATTGCAAGATCTGAAACAGGTGAAAGCATTAGCTAAGACATTGTTCCTCTGTATCTTAAAATTGAAAGTTAACCCTAGAATTGAACagtgaaatttttcttaaaaaactttTGTCTAATCAATAGGGCAGCTGCctaaatgatttttctttaaagtacAAACGCTAGTGGTCAGAGTCATTGTGGTGCGGTTCTACCTCCTATAATTAAATTTGAACATGGCACCAACTTACCTATACACGACTTTTGATATTCCTTTGTCATTTCCATCAATGAGTACCCCATCCAGGCATCTAAAAATAAACGGATTTCCAATGGACTGGAAAAAGATTGGCTCGTACTTTTGATATACTGTACCTAGTATACAAGACAAAGACATTATTATAGCAACCTataaaaatcataaacatcaTGATAAGGACCTTTCTCTGGAACATAAACATAACATGGaagaatttgttttaatttctctgcctttttctaAAGTTTCACCTCCCGTCTAGACCATCAGATTCTCTTTGGCTACCTTCCCTCATTAAAGAGTGGCCAATAGCAGAAGGAGCACAGAACCAACTTGTccacacagccaaataaaatatgactattttggttaaaaaaatgtgaacacCACATTTTAGGTTCAGTTTTACAaagctgtgtttttattttttaaagtagagtgTGATTTGTCATCTATTAAAGAGCCTTTTAAGAAAAgtgtttttattaataattaaataatgtaGATATATACGGGAATAGATGAGTCtgacattcaggttgtttttcctttcattggcaatgaaggaaaggagaaaattaatACTTACAGGGTGCTTCCTATGTTCCAGGCAtgttaatctatttattttactattaatttGTTTGTTGCTGGCTTGTCCTATTTAGTCTTTATGGAGTTAGGATAGTTGtgtaggaggaaactgagactcacagaattaaaaaatagtagaatgactttttaaaaacataggtcTATCTGACAAACATTCACGCATACTTTCCACTACAGCAAATAATATGTTTAACAAGTAACATTCTACTTAGCATGCTAGTCAATGATCTTTTGAAAAGAAGCTTCTTTACTTTTCAAGTTTAGAAATGGCAGGAAGATCTTTATTCAGTGATTTATaggtttaaattttatctttcatgTTTTAACCCATATCATTTTTTACCTTTAATTATTAATTAGCTAAGCCAAACTGACTTATTCTCTAGTGATTTCTAAGTAATCAGTCTTATCAAAGTAGGCCATACTATAATCTCCTAAATTTAAACATTCATTAGaaaaatttccttaaaagaaaaatgcatttatcCCAACAAATACTCCAGGATACTTTCTAATACATGAGATAATTTACAAACAGTTAATTTCCAAATCAGGGTTTAAAAAtctgtggaaaaaagaaaaatctgcggAAATCAGAGTTTCCAATACAACCCCTTACTCCAAGGATTACAGGGATAGGCATTTTGTTGaacttatatttttttataagaaACTCTTGGCCAAGTACTAATTATGTCATTACCAGGATACATAGATACAACCGCGCCTTTTGGTACCAATCCTTTGTTAACGAAGACACCTTTTCCAGCCGAAATCAATGTGCTAGGTGCTCGGGTGACACTGAAACCCAATGTCTTATAAAGAATTTCTTCTGGTGTAAAGGTATTTTGCTGTTGATGTCTGTATTCAAGCTGTTTCACCCCTGGATGCTGAACTGACAGTAGGTCTTGATATTTTGATTTAACAGGTTCTGGAAACACAGTCAAGATATCTGATTGTTTATTGAAATCATTTACGAATAGAGCCTGGAAAACTTTCAGTAATGTTCCTAGGACCTCTTCATCTGAGATAACTTTGTCTTTGGATTCCTCTGGAACGTATCGGAGGGTCCTGAAAATGGGAAAAGTTTCTATTCACTACCCTCAACTGATAAAAGCCAGACTGTCTTGATGTCTTCTGGGTTACTGGCCTGTATGAAGATTATTCTCATGTGTTTGAAGGGCATAAAACTAAGAAGTTCAGAAAAGAGTTTAGGTTTAGTTCTAGTTACCTGACTCCCAACAATACCTACACAAGTCAACAACAGCTAATGCTTATGAAAGGCCCATTACATACCAAATTCTGTTGGGTCCTTACATTCATTACGCCATTTTTGCAGACAGGGAAACTCAAGCTTGAAGATGTTAGGGAACTTGCCCATGGTCCGAAAGCGGGTAAATGGGAGAGCCAGAAGCGGAAACAGGGCTAGTTTCCCACTACACCCAAAGCCATTATGTGAATGTTATTACATAATGAGAATCCTCATATTGCAATGGCTCTTTTCACACGCGTGTAGTTTCAAAGACAAATTTAAGTTAACATTATATATTTTGTCACATTCTCTCCCAGgagtaattacttttttatttttaatttaattttatgtattttttatacagcaggttat
This window harbors:
- the SETD9 gene encoding SET domain-containing protein 9 yields the protein MPGRLLRGLRQRWRRYKYRFVPWIALNLSHNPRTLRYVPEESKDKVISDEEVLGTLLKVFQALFVNDFNKQSDILTVFPEPVKSKYQDLLSVQHPGVKQLEYRHQQQNTFTPEEILYKTLGFSVTRAPSTLISAGKGVFVNKGLVPKGAVVSMYPGTVYQKYEPIFFQSIGNPFIFRCLDGVLIDGNDKGISKVVYRSCNGRDQLGPLKMSDSTWLTSEIHNPLAVGQYVNNCSNDRAANVCYQEFDVPAVFPIELKQYLPNIAYSYDKQSPLRCVILVALRDIKQGEELFSNYYTIVS